The Niastella koreensis GR20-10 genome includes a window with the following:
- a CDS encoding DNA/RNA non-specific endonuclease, translating to MTQPNYPPLRLLAAVFSISLLFAACKKDLQPTNTNDTASLISPVTEATTLTEGFESGSKTAYAAADVTLSSGSWNLNDALIGNLSTDVKSGAQSARVRNSGSLTMNFDVTGGVSSVTVKHAVYGSDAGSTWELRASTNGGSTFTRVGSTITTSSTTLQTATFTVSYTGNVRFAIVKTDGSTNRINIDDITISSSSTGGGTGGGTATDDDNMMLGNPSGATASTANFTNYLMVRTYYTLSYHRDRGTPNWVSWHIKSGDLGSTDRQDDFRADVTLPSGWYEVGATSYSGSGFDRGHNCPSADRTSSVDANQATFLMTNMIPQAPNNNEQTWANMENYIRTLVTAGNEVYVVMGSYGTGGTGSSGTVNTIDGGHVTVPNHIWKVVVVLPNGNGDLARITSSTRVIAVNTPNINTVNSDWKTYRTSVDAIESATGYDLLSNVSTAIQSTIEAKVDNQ from the coding sequence ATGACACAACCAAACTATCCTCCACTGCGGTTGCTCGCCGCCGTGTTTTCCATTTCTCTTTTGTTTGCAGCCTGTAAAAAAGACCTGCAACCCACTAACACCAACGACACAGCTTCCCTCATTTCTCCCGTTACAGAAGCTACCACCCTTACCGAAGGTTTTGAATCGGGTTCCAAAACTGCGTATGCCGCTGCCGATGTTACCTTATCATCAGGCTCGTGGAATTTAAATGACGCCCTGATCGGAAACCTTTCTACCGATGTAAAAAGCGGCGCCCAAAGCGCCCGCGTACGCAACAGTGGCAGCCTTACCATGAACTTTGATGTTACCGGTGGCGTAAGCAGCGTAACCGTAAAACACGCGGTGTATGGCAGCGATGCCGGCAGCACCTGGGAACTGCGCGCCAGTACTAACGGCGGCAGCACGTTTACCAGGGTAGGCAGCACCATCACTACCAGCAGCACTACCTTGCAAACTGCTACATTTACCGTTAGCTACACCGGTAATGTTCGCTTTGCGATCGTAAAAACTGATGGCAGCACCAACCGCATCAACATCGACGACATTACCATCAGCTCGTCATCTACCGGTGGTGGAACCGGCGGCGGTACTGCTACCGACGACGACAACATGATGCTGGGTAACCCAAGCGGCGCTACTGCCAGCACGGCTAATTTCACCAACTATTTAATGGTGAGAACCTATTACACGCTCAGCTATCACCGCGACCGCGGCACGCCCAACTGGGTGAGCTGGCACATTAAGTCGGGCGACCTCGGCAGTACGGATCGCCAGGATGATTTCCGGGCCGATGTCACCCTTCCCAGCGGATGGTACGAGGTGGGCGCCACCAGTTACAGCGGCAGTGGTTTCGATCGCGGTCATAACTGTCCTTCAGCCGACAGGACCTCCAGCGTTGACGCCAACCAGGCTACCTTCTTAATGACGAACATGATTCCCCAGGCGCCTAACAACAACGAACAAACCTGGGCCAACATGGAGAATTACATCCGTACCCTGGTTACCGCAGGTAATGAGGTGTATGTAGTGATGGGTTCGTATGGAACCGGCGGCACCGGCAGCAGCGGTACCGTTAACACCATCGATGGCGGTCATGTTACCGTCCCTAACCACATCTGGAAAGTGGTAGTGGTACTGCCCAATGGCAATGGCGACCTGGCCCGGATCACTTCTTCTACCCGCGTAATTGCGGTAAATACGCCTAACATCAATACCGTTAACAGCGACTGGAAAACCTACCGTACTTCGGTGGATGCAATTGAGTCAGCTACCGGTTATGATTTACTTTCGAATGTATCTACTGCTATACAAAGTACGATTGAGGCTAAGGTAGATAATCAATAA
- a CDS encoding Gfo/Idh/MocA family protein — MNKVRWGVLSTAKIAREKVIPAMQTGAYCDVVAIASRNKAQAQETAEKLGIPVVYGSYEELLNDKNIDAVYIPLPNHLHVEWTMKAIQAGKHVLCEKPIALSAEQANQLLQAAQQHPSIKVMEAFMYRFHPQWVQAKMLVDDGRIGALKTIHSFFSYYNADPKNIRNQKDLGGGGMMDIGCYCVSLARFLFNSEPVRVLGHVTTDPVLQTDTLTSGILEFAAGTATFTCSTQLMPYQRVQIMGAEGRIEIEIPFNAPPNQVTRLWLHTKAGSEEMKFDPADQYTLQGDLFSLAVLNNTPVPTPLQDAVNNMKVIETILNAGLSSL; from the coding sequence ATGAATAAAGTACGTTGGGGTGTCTTAAGTACTGCTAAAATTGCCCGGGAAAAAGTAATTCCCGCCATGCAAACCGGCGCGTATTGTGATGTAGTGGCCATTGCATCGCGGAATAAAGCGCAGGCGCAGGAAACGGCGGAGAAGCTGGGCATACCGGTAGTGTATGGTTCGTATGAGGAATTACTGAACGATAAAAATATAGACGCAGTATACATTCCCCTGCCCAATCACCTGCATGTGGAGTGGACAATGAAGGCCATACAAGCGGGCAAACATGTATTGTGCGAAAAACCCATTGCATTGTCTGCTGAGCAGGCTAATCAGTTATTACAGGCTGCGCAACAACATCCTTCCATAAAAGTAATGGAAGCCTTTATGTACCGCTTCCATCCCCAATGGGTGCAGGCCAAAATGCTGGTAGATGATGGCCGCATCGGCGCGCTGAAAACCATTCATTCTTTCTTTTCTTATTATAATGCCGATCCCAAAAACATCCGCAACCAGAAAGACCTGGGCGGCGGCGGCATGATGGACATCGGCTGTTATTGCGTTTCGCTGGCCCGCTTCCTGTTCAACAGCGAACCGGTTCGGGTATTGGGTCATGTTACTACCGATCCCGTACTGCAAACCGATACCCTCACTTCAGGCATCCTTGAATTTGCTGCCGGAACCGCCACCTTTACCTGCAGTACCCAGTTGATGCCCTATCAACGCGTGCAGATCATGGGCGCCGAAGGCCGCATTGAGATTGAAATTCCTTTCAATGCGCCACCCAACCAGGTTACCCGGTTGTGGCTGCATACAAAAGCCGGTTCGGAGGAAATGAAATTTGATCCGGCAGATCAATACACCCTGCAGGGCGACCTGTTCTCCCTGGCAGTATTGAACAACACGCCGGTTCCCACCCCATTACAGGATGCCGTAAATAATATGAAGGTTATAGAAACAATATTGAACGCCGGACTTAGCAGCCTTTAA
- a CDS encoding response regulator gives MSQKPFILIADDDQEDRYLLHTAFEEIGRSNDIYLVENGLQVFKYLETSIEQSGMPSLIVLDLNMPILNGMETLSRLKAHTVYKTIPVIIFTTSVHEVEKERCLEIGAADFIKKPARFQQTISTARYLHESACTRQETLKGC, from the coding sequence ATGAGTCAAAAACCTTTTATTTTGATTGCGGACGATGACCAGGAAGATCGGTATTTGTTGCATACAGCGTTTGAAGAGATTGGTAGATCCAACGATATATACCTGGTTGAAAATGGCCTGCAGGTATTCAAATACCTGGAGACCTCCATTGAACAATCAGGCATGCCTTCCCTCATAGTGCTTGATTTAAACATGCCCATCCTCAATGGCATGGAAACGTTGTCGCGGTTGAAAGCGCACACGGTTTACAAAACAATCCCGGTAATTATTTTTACTACCTCGGTGCATGAGGTGGAAAAAGAACGATGCCTGGAGATAGGCGCCGCCGATTTTATAAAAAAGCCGGCCAGGTTTCAGCAAACCATTTCTACGGCCCGTTATTTACACGAGTCAGCCTGTACGCGCCAGGAAACCCTTAAAGGCTGCTAA
- a CDS encoding nuclear transport factor 2 family protein, giving the protein METLVHYGQKVANLYDAFKRGDINMIVNSLSRDCIWEVMGQPDIPFAGIYHGRDDVKEFFMKLNDTLDMSDFVVEHILENDHLVMACGHMNAMARTTNKRFSTFWCMQFEFNDQEEIVHFRDCGDTLACARALK; this is encoded by the coding sequence ATGGAAACGTTAGTTCACTATGGTCAAAAAGTCGCGAACCTGTATGACGCCTTCAAACGGGGCGACATCAACATGATCGTTAACAGTCTGAGCCGTGATTGCATTTGGGAAGTAATGGGCCAACCTGATATTCCTTTTGCCGGCATATATCATGGCCGCGATGATGTGAAAGAATTCTTTATGAAATTGAATGATACCCTTGACATGTCGGACTTTGTAGTAGAACACATTCTGGAGAACGATCACTTAGTAATGGCCTGTGGCCACATGAATGCGATGGCCCGTACTACCAACAAACGGTTCTCTACTTTCTGGTGCATGCAATTTGAGTTCAACGACCAGGAGGAGATTGTGCACTTTAGGGATTGCGGGGATACTTTAGCATGCGCAAGGGCTTTAAAGTAA
- a CDS encoding energy transducer TonB, with translation MEAQKILYADPLDVLFDGRNKEYGAYELRKKYNKRLIEALLAVGIIVVVLSVVNFLPNQNSNEKNQVLLIKDVQLEEVKEKEEKKMEPPLPPKAEVPKIEMTRFTPPRIVKDEEIKEEDKPPEQEKLQDTRIGTMNQEGVKDEGIVAPPASDDARGIIEAPKAKVTEDYEKTFLKVEIESQYPGGPAAWKRYLNKNFHYPEDGLSNEIQGVVTVLFIVDKEGNVSDVQAVSGPEEGGLREEAIRVIRKSGAWIPAEQNGRKVKSYKKQDVVFKLMLESN, from the coding sequence ATGGAAGCCCAAAAAATATTATACGCCGACCCCTTAGATGTTTTATTTGATGGCAGAAATAAGGAATATGGTGCATATGAATTGAGGAAGAAATATAATAAGCGCCTGATTGAGGCCCTTCTTGCAGTGGGTATCATCGTTGTGGTGTTATCGGTAGTTAATTTCCTGCCCAATCAGAACAGCAATGAGAAAAACCAGGTTCTACTGATAAAAGACGTGCAGCTGGAAGAAGTAAAAGAAAAAGAAGAGAAGAAAATGGAACCCCCATTACCTCCAAAAGCAGAAGTTCCAAAAATAGAGATGACCAGGTTCACACCTCCCCGGATTGTGAAAGATGAAGAAATAAAAGAGGAGGATAAGCCACCAGAACAGGAAAAGCTGCAGGATACCAGGATTGGTACGATGAACCAGGAAGGAGTGAAAGATGAAGGGATCGTGGCTCCCCCTGCATCTGATGATGCAAGAGGAATCATAGAAGCACCAAAGGCAAAAGTCACCGAGGACTATGAAAAGACTTTTCTCAAAGTGGAGATCGAGTCGCAGTATCCCGGCGGGCCCGCTGCCTGGAAGCGCTATCTCAATAAAAACTTTCACTATCCCGAAGATGGCTTAAGCAATGAGATACAAGGAGTTGTTACGGTACTGTTCATTGTCGATAAAGAAGGAAATGTGAGTGATGTACAGGCCGTCAGCGGCCCGGAGGAGGGTGGTTTGCGTGAAGAGGCCATTCGCGTTATCCGGAAAAGCGGCGCATGGATACCAGCGGAACAAAATGGGAGAAAGGTGAAATCTTATAAAAAGCAGGATGTCGTATTCAAATTGATGCTCGAATCAAACTGA